One window of Staphylococcus chromogenes genomic DNA carries:
- a CDS encoding MetQ/NlpA family ABC transporter substrate-binding protein: MKRFISIALVLVLTVVLAACGNNDSKSSDNKDDKKIVVGASPAPHAEILEEAKPLLKKEGYDLEIKTINDYTTPNKLLDAGELDANFFQHTPYLDTEKKEKGYKVESAGNVHLEPMAVYSQKHKSLKDLPKGAEIFVSNNPAEQGRFLKFFVDEGLIKIKKGVKIQDATFKDIEENKKDLKFNNKQAAEFLPKTYQNNEGDAVIINSNFAIEQKLNPQKDSIAVEKADNNPYANLIAVQEGHKNDEKIKALMKVLRSDDIKKFINDKYDGAVTPAE, translated from the coding sequence ATGAAAAGATTTATATCAATTGCTTTAGTTTTAGTGCTTACTGTTGTATTAGCTGCATGTGGTAACAACGACTCAAAAAGTAGTGACAATAAAGACGACAAAAAGATTGTCGTAGGGGCATCTCCAGCACCTCATGCTGAAATTTTAGAAGAAGCGAAACCTTTATTGAAAAAAGAAGGTTATGATTTAGAAATTAAAACAATTAACGATTACACAACACCTAATAAATTATTAGATGCTGGAGAATTGGATGCTAACTTTTTCCAACATACTCCATATTTAGATACTGAGAAAAAAGAAAAAGGCTATAAAGTTGAATCAGCTGGTAATGTCCACTTAGAACCAATGGCTGTTTATTCTCAAAAACATAAAAGTTTAAAAGACTTACCAAAAGGGGCAGAAATTTTCGTTTCTAATAACCCAGCAGAACAAGGTCGTTTCTTGAAGTTTTTCGTAGATGAAGGTTTAATTAAAATTAAAAAAGGCGTTAAAATCCAAGACGCTACTTTTAAAGACATTGAAGAAAACAAAAAAGATTTAAAATTCAATAATAAGCAAGCCGCAGAATTTCTTCCAAAAACATATCAAAACAATGAAGGGGACGCAGTGATTATCAACTCTAACTTTGCGATTGAACAAAAATTAAATCCACAAAAAGATTCAATTGCTGTTGAAAAAGCTGATAATAACCCATATGCAAACTTAATTGCTGTACAAGAAGGTCATAAAAACGATGAAAAAATCAAAGCGTTAATGAAAGTATTACGTTCAGATGATATTAAAAAATTCATCAATGACAAATACGATGGTGCTGTTACTCCAGCTGAATAA
- a CDS encoding methionine ABC transporter permease produces the protein MGKSFSEILQEMITMPNVSWPEVWEATYETLYMTVISTLFSFIFGLIIGVILFLTSKSKSKVGRVFYSIVSFFVNLFRAIPFIILILLLIPFTSLILGTISGPTGALPALIIGASPFYGRLVEIALKEIDKGVIEAAWSMGATTWTVIRKVLIPESLPALISGITVTAIALVGSTAIAGVIGAGGLGNLAYLTGFTRNQNDVILISTILILVIVFVIQLLGDWATNKIDKR, from the coding sequence ATGGGTAAAAGTTTCAGCGAAATATTACAAGAAATGATAACGATGCCCAATGTGAGTTGGCCTGAGGTTTGGGAAGCTACATATGAAACGCTCTATATGACAGTCATTTCTACATTATTTTCATTTATATTTGGTTTGATTATTGGAGTGATTTTATTTCTCACTTCTAAAAGTAAATCTAAAGTTGGACGTGTTTTTTATAGTATTGTGTCTTTCTTTGTAAACTTATTTAGAGCAATTCCTTTTATCATTTTAATCTTATTGCTTATTCCGTTTACAAGTTTAATTCTAGGAACAATCAGTGGTCCGACGGGGGCGTTACCTGCCTTAATTATTGGCGCATCGCCATTTTATGGAAGACTTGTTGAGATTGCCTTAAAAGAAATAGATAAAGGGGTCATCGAAGCTGCATGGTCTATGGGCGCAACAACTTGGACAGTCATTAGAAAGGTTTTAATTCCTGAATCGTTACCTGCCTTAATTTCAGGTATTACCGTTACAGCGATTGCTTTAGTAGGATCTACAGCCATTGCTGGGGTCATTGGAGCAGGCGGATTAGGAAATTTAGCTTATTTAACAGGTTTTACACGAAATCAAAATGATGTCATTTTGATTTCCACAATTTTAATTTTAGTTATCGTCTTCGTTATTCAATTATTGGGAGATTGGGCAACGAATAAAATAGATAAACGATAA
- a CDS encoding methionine ABC transporter ATP-binding protein: MIELKNIVKQYKSKSKSVTAVDHVDLNISAGTIFGIIGFSGAGKSTLVRLFNYLETPTSGDVIIGGENIGQLSKQALRHKRQKVSMIFQHFNLLWSRTVLDNILFPLEIAGVPKKEAKQKAIELIERVGLKGREKAYPSELSGGQKQRVGIARALANDPEVLLCDEATSALDPQTTDEILDLLLQLKKEQKLTIVIITHEMHVIRRICDEVAVMENGRVIEQGKVSEVFENPKHSVTKRFVQEDLKPEAEYEDISGLVELEPFDRLVRLNFSGKTTTQPIISYLAKEHQIDVNILEANIKHSKSGTIGFIVIHIPHLSNEAFHRLETDLNEKHIEVEVISHG, from the coding sequence ATGATTGAGCTTAAAAACATCGTCAAACAGTATAAGAGCAAATCTAAATCAGTAACGGCTGTTGACCATGTCGATTTAAATATTAGTGCTGGAACTATTTTTGGCATTATTGGTTTTTCTGGTGCAGGTAAGAGTACTTTAGTCCGTTTGTTTAATTATCTAGAAACACCAACATCAGGTGATGTCATTATTGGTGGTGAAAATATCGGCCAATTAAGCAAACAAGCTTTAAGACATAAAAGACAAAAAGTAAGTATGATTTTCCAGCATTTTAATTTATTGTGGTCACGTACGGTATTAGATAATATTTTATTTCCACTAGAAATAGCGGGCGTACCTAAAAAAGAGGCAAAACAAAAGGCGATTGAATTAATTGAACGTGTCGGTTTAAAAGGCCGCGAAAAAGCCTATCCTTCTGAACTATCTGGAGGACAAAAACAACGGGTAGGTATCGCACGAGCGTTAGCTAATGATCCAGAGGTATTGTTATGTGATGAGGCGACAAGTGCCCTTGACCCTCAAACGACAGATGAAATTCTAGATTTATTATTACAACTAAAAAAAGAACAAAAGTTAACAATCGTGATTATCACCCATGAAATGCATGTGATTCGACGTATATGTGATGAAGTGGCAGTCATGGAAAATGGGCGTGTCATCGAACAAGGTAAAGTTTCAGAAGTTTTTGAAAATCCAAAACATTCGGTAACTAAGCGGTTTGTGCAAGAAGATTTGAAACCTGAAGCTGAATACGAAGATATTTCTGGACTCGTTGAACTCGAACCTTTTGACAGATTAGTCAGACTTAACTTTTCAGGTAAAACGACGACGCAACCTATTATTTCTTACCTCGCAAAAGAACATCAAATTGACGTCAATATATTAGAAGCGAACATCAAACATTCTAAGTCTGGAACGATTGGTTTTATTGTAATTCATATTCCTCATCTTTCAAACGAGGCATTTCATCGATTAGAAACAGACTTGAATGAGAAACATATTGAAGTTGAGGTGATCAGTCATGGGTAA
- a CDS encoding thioredoxin family protein, which translates to MNVSEQSNNISKKDKQEHPIHLIFGYTPMCGTCKISERMLDIANEVTHLPLEKRDLNFYPEFSKEFEIQSVPILLIMKGEQELERIYAFQSVTFLLERIKKAIDEN; encoded by the coding sequence ATGAATGTTTCAGAGCAATCGAACAATATATCTAAAAAAGATAAACAAGAACATCCGATTCATTTAATTTTCGGATATACGCCTATGTGCGGAACGTGTAAGATATCAGAACGCATGTTAGATATTGCAAACGAAGTAACACATCTCCCTTTGGAAAAGCGAGATTTGAACTTTTATCCTGAATTTAGCAAAGAATTTGAGATCCAATCTGTGCCCATATTGTTAATTATGAAAGGTGAACAAGAATTGGAACGAATTTATGCTTTTCAATCGGTCACATTTTTATTGGAAAGAATAAAAAAAGCCATTGACGAAAATTGA
- a CDS encoding toprim domain-containing protein, producing the protein MAMISKVIIVEGKSDKKRVKEVLLEPVEIICTHGTMGIEKLDNMIESLYGKQVYILTDADTEGRKIRKWFHKYLSESNDIFIDSTYSEVARCPRDYLSNVLGRHGFDVKKDFYVKGKYSYHECFRAIEQYI; encoded by the coding sequence ATGGCGATGATTAGCAAAGTCATTATTGTGGAAGGTAAATCTGATAAAAAAAGAGTTAAAGAGGTGTTATTAGAACCTGTCGAAATAATTTGTACACATGGGACGATGGGGATTGAAAAGTTAGATAATATGATTGAATCCTTATATGGAAAACAAGTCTATATCCTCACAGATGCCGACACAGAAGGAAGAAAAATCCGTAAATGGTTTCACAAATATTTAAGTGAGAGCAATGATATTTTCATTGATTCAACTTATAGTGAAGTGGCACGATGCCCACGAGATTACCTCTCAAATGTACTCGGACGTCACGGTTTTGACGTAAAAAAAGATTTCTATGTAAAAGGAAAGTATTCTTATCATGAATGTTTCAGAGCAATCGAACAATATATCTAA
- the gcvH gene encoding glycine cleavage system protein GcvH, with translation MAVPSELKYSKEHEWVKVEGNIATIGITDFAQNELGDIVFVELPEVDDEVSEGETFGSVESVKTVSELYSPVSGKITEINEDLEDEPEAVNESPYEKAWMVKVELSDESEIDALMDANGYQEMIGE, from the coding sequence GTGGCAGTGCCAAGTGAATTAAAATATTCAAAAGAACATGAATGGGTAAAAGTTGAAGGAAATATTGCAACAATCGGTATTACTGACTTCGCTCAAAATGAGTTAGGGGATATCGTATTCGTTGAACTTCCAGAAGTAGATGACGAAGTTTCAGAAGGTGAAACTTTCGGTAGCGTTGAGTCTGTTAAAACAGTTTCAGAATTATACTCACCTGTGTCTGGTAAAATTACTGAAATTAACGAAGATCTTGAAGATGAACCAGAAGCAGTTAATGAATCACCATACGAAAAAGCATGGATGGTTAAAGTTGAGTTAAGTGATGAAAGTGAAATTGACGCTTTAATGGATGCAAACGGCTATCAAGAAATGATCGGCGAATAA
- a CDS encoding arsenate reductase family protein: MIKFYQYQNCTTCKKASKFLTEHGVSFEPIDIVQLTPTKEEFRDIVDRTGIEIKKLFNTHGAKYRELNLKDKLSTLSDEEKLELLASDGMLVKRPLAILGDKITVGFNEQTYRETWL; encoded by the coding sequence ATGATTAAGTTTTATCAGTATCAGAACTGTACTACATGTAAAAAAGCCTCTAAATTTTTAACGGAGCATGGTGTGAGTTTTGAACCGATTGACATTGTTCAATTAACGCCTACAAAAGAAGAATTTAGAGATATCGTGGATCGCACAGGAATCGAAATTAAAAAATTGTTCAATACTCACGGTGCAAAATACCGTGAACTTAATCTCAAAGATAAATTGAGCACATTATCTGACGAAGAAAAATTAGAACTTTTAGCTTCAGATGGGATGTTGGTCAAAAGACCTTTAGCGATATTAGGCGATAAAATCACAGTTGGATTTAATGAACAAACTTATCGTGAAACATGGTTATGA
- a CDS encoding thioredoxin family protein, whose translation MQKIQDMETFKKIINGDQTVIVKFEAGWCPDCKAMDMWIDPIVEKYNQYDWYVVNRDEVEEAAVENEVMGIPSILIFKNGEKLHHLHSANAKSPEQVESFLAESLG comes from the coding sequence ATGCAAAAAATTCAAGACATGGAAACATTCAAAAAGATTATTAACGGAGATCAAACTGTCATTGTTAAATTCGAAGCGGGTTGGTGCCCAGATTGTAAGGCGATGGATATGTGGATAGATCCTATTGTTGAAAAATACAATCAATATGATTGGTACGTTGTCAACCGTGATGAAGTCGAAGAAGCCGCTGTAGAAAATGAAGTTATGGGTATCCCAAGTATTCTCATTTTTAAAAACGGCGAAAAATTACATCATTTACATTCAGCAAATGCAAAATCTCCAGAACAAGTAGAATCGTTTTTAGCTGAAAGTTTAGGTTAA
- a CDS encoding nitroreductase family protein, whose amino-acid sequence MELQHAIKYRRSIKKFDRDMHIDEDAVREAVVEAANAPNHGMREPWRVVYVPKHKLGEMSKEVTRYAFPREPEKQKSHYDAVTNLGGFLAIIMTCDARQREENENYLAVGAYAQNLLLLLYEKGIGTCWKTPTYIFNPKVRNVFGVLPDERLIGFVYLTDLEDNSGKEARRKNRGVYTEYI is encoded by the coding sequence ATGGAACTTCAACACGCAATTAAATATCGGAGAAGTATTAAAAAATTTGATAGAGATATGCATATCGATGAAGACGCGGTAAGAGAAGCTGTTGTTGAAGCGGCAAATGCGCCAAATCATGGTATGCGCGAGCCATGGCGTGTCGTGTATGTTCCTAAACATAAATTAGGAGAGATGAGTAAAGAAGTAACACGCTATGCCTTTCCAAGGGAACCTGAAAAACAAAAGAGTCATTATGATGCAGTCACGAATTTAGGAGGTTTTCTTGCGATTATTATGACGTGCGATGCAAGACAACGTGAAGAAAATGAAAATTACTTAGCGGTTGGGGCATATGCACAAAATTTATTATTGCTATTATATGAGAAAGGTATTGGGACATGTTGGAAAACCCCAACATATATTTTTAATCCTAAAGTGAGAAACGTATTTGGCGTACTTCCAGACGAAAGATTGATTGGTTTTGTTTATTTAACCGATCTTGAAGATAATTCAGGAAAAGAAGCTAGACGTAAAAATAGAGGCGTTTATACAGAATATATTTAA
- the aroD gene encoding type I 3-dehydroquinate dehydratase gives MKTRIVGSLMPNDVTLTLSEVENVINQQDFFDILEIRIDAIKDLTIETIEKMIEQLLQKGFRKEVLITFRTESQGGAHSIEEAAYQNLLQSIAGIKHVDYIDVEWEQETSRSELVQSIQSQGVEVIISYHNFQETPKIEVLKKTYYHMSQWGGTHLKIAVMPQSKQDVLTLLQAVSEASEALSHWVTGISMSSLGVISRTAQATFGGALTYGSLSESVAPGQLDVKTLKNVMALYQPFENHTHLPYN, from the coding sequence ATGAAAACCCGAATCGTAGGAAGTCTCATGCCAAATGATGTCACGTTAACTTTATCTGAAGTTGAAAATGTCATAAATCAACAAGATTTCTTCGATATTTTAGAAATCAGAATTGACGCAATTAAAGATCTTACTATAGAAACAATAGAAAAAATGATTGAACAATTGCTACAAAAAGGATTCCGAAAAGAAGTGCTCATCACTTTTCGAACGGAGTCGCAAGGTGGGGCACATTCTATTGAAGAGGCGGCTTATCAAAATTTATTACAATCCATTGCTGGTATAAAGCATGTTGATTATATAGATGTGGAATGGGAACAAGAAACGTCACGTTCAGAATTAGTACAATCCATTCAATCCCAAGGCGTAGAGGTCATTATTTCGTATCATAATTTTCAAGAAACGCCTAAAATAGAAGTTTTAAAGAAAACATACTATCACATGTCTCAATGGGGAGGCACACATTTGAAAATTGCTGTTATGCCTCAGTCGAAACAAGATGTGTTAACACTATTACAAGCGGTCTCTGAAGCGAGTGAAGCTTTATCGCATTGGGTCACAGGCATTTCTATGTCAAGTTTAGGGGTGATTTCTAGAACAGCACAGGCTACTTTTGGAGGAGCTTTGACATATGGGTCACTAAGTGAAAGTGTAGCGCCAGGGCAATTAGATGTTAAAACGCTCAAAAATGTGATGGCATTGTATCAGCCATTTGAAAATCACACCCACCTCCCTTATAATTGA
- a CDS encoding organic hydroperoxide resistance protein, whose amino-acid sequence MSTIYETTATNTGGRNGHVNTDDQTLDLKITPPDKADGQATNPEQLFAAGYASCFNGAFDLILKRNGHRNAEPVVDLTVRLVDDPDVESPKLEVDILGKVKNMTQEEAEQNLKEAHEFCPYSKATRGNIDVNLKVEVIS is encoded by the coding sequence ATGTCAACAATTTATGAAACAACTGCGACAAATACTGGTGGAAGAAATGGTCATGTAAACACTGATGATCAAACGTTAGATTTAAAAATAACACCTCCAGATAAAGCGGATGGTCAAGCAACTAATCCTGAACAACTCTTTGCTGCAGGTTACGCTTCTTGTTTTAATGGTGCTTTTGACTTAATATTAAAACGCAATGGACATAGAAATGCAGAACCCGTTGTCGACTTAACTGTCAGACTCGTTGATGATCCTGATGTAGAAAGTCCAAAATTAGAAGTCGATATTTTAGGAAAAGTTAAAAATATGACGCAAGAGGAAGCTGAGCAAAACCTCAAAGAAGCACATGAATTTTGTCCTTATTCTAAAGCAACAAGAGGCAATATTGATGTGAATTTAAAAGTAGAAGTCATTTCATAA
- a CDS encoding glycosyltransferase, whose product MNIRKKISNQTKRKTKFVLAPFRANLKSKYTKKVSKYVHMYKKYGVLSNHILYQSRDGKSVSDSPYAIFLHLTQNKEYKNFKHIWVASSQEQKKEFEKILRKYKNVSVIIKESDDYLQALSSVKYLINNSTFPSYFSKKPSQIYINTWHGTPLKFMGLDVEDNLVGSQNVIKNFLSSDYIISPNAHTTDVFNRAFKLENIYNGKFLEIGYPRIDLTINANQKQVVKSLKKKGIKINKSKTLLYAPTWRGKDVNNSLDNIEMIFETVKVIEKNTDFQVLLKVHPFDYARAVKDNRLKPYLVPDNFDTNELLAITNLLVTDYSSIFFDFLVTDNPIIFYSPDFDEYSTERGFYIQPEKLPGPSAHDADELCKEISNIDSQFALYKDKYNKFKKLYTPHDNGEVTTNFVDLVFNNRNVKKPNKNKETILMYPGGMKNNGITTSAINLLDNINYDKYDVTILLNNTKNKEILSNLSKVNKNVRIILRKGPFLTDIVDYYKNTFVKNRGLYTFIEKSLYPREAFKREFNKIFGVSKFDHVIDFSGYSMFWPNILLGTESKKKLIYLHSDIKSDMERKVKGRRPHYLNLKGVITLYDYFDHIVSVSEETKKINVKNFSKPATINKFTSAMNTINLNKIYHLMNDTNDIFINNNNKVLVSSLNNDIQTIPFADEDYKIVSMGRLSPEKGFDILIDSFKEVVEQRPSAKLYILGEGPLRATLTKQINNLNLEDNVFLVGQKSNPFNIMKNCDLFVLTSHYEGQSMVLLEALTLNLNVLASNIPANRYVLNNGEYGMLVDNDIENVTEGILKFIDRQTPEYQKFDPNAHNDTAMKEFYKLLKTN is encoded by the coding sequence TTGAACATAAGAAAGAAAATAAGCAATCAAACCAAAAGAAAAACTAAGTTTGTACTGGCACCATTTAGAGCTAACTTAAAAAGTAAATATACAAAGAAAGTATCTAAATACGTACATATGTATAAAAAGTATGGTGTTCTTTCTAATCATATTTTGTATCAATCACGTGACGGAAAAAGTGTATCAGATAGTCCATACGCTATATTTCTACACTTAACTCAAAATAAAGAATACAAAAACTTTAAACATATTTGGGTCGCTAGTAGTCAAGAACAAAAAAAAGAATTTGAAAAAATACTAAGAAAGTACAAAAATGTTAGTGTCATCATTAAAGAAAGCGATGACTACTTACAAGCGCTAAGCTCTGTAAAATATTTAATAAATAATTCCACATTTCCAAGCTATTTTTCTAAAAAACCATCTCAAATCTATATTAACACTTGGCATGGAACGCCCTTAAAATTTATGGGATTAGATGTAGAGGATAATTTAGTCGGATCACAGAATGTAATTAAAAACTTTTTAAGTTCTGATTATATTATTTCTCCTAACGCCCATACAACTGATGTATTTAATAGGGCATTTAAGTTAGAAAACATATATAACGGAAAGTTTCTCGAAATAGGCTATCCAAGAATTGATTTAACCATTAATGCTAATCAAAAACAAGTTGTAAAATCACTTAAGAAAAAAGGCATAAAAATCAATAAATCAAAAACATTATTATATGCTCCCACATGGCGTGGTAAAGATGTAAATAATTCACTAGACAATATTGAGATGATATTTGAAACTGTTAAAGTGATTGAAAAAAATACAGATTTCCAAGTATTGTTGAAAGTACATCCTTTTGATTATGCAAGAGCAGTAAAAGACAACCGATTAAAACCTTACTTAGTTCCAGATAACTTTGATACAAATGAACTATTAGCTATTACAAATCTCTTAGTAACAGATTACTCAAGCATATTCTTTGATTTCTTAGTGACAGATAATCCGATTATCTTTTATTCTCCTGATTTTGACGAATATTCAACTGAAAGAGGTTTTTATATACAGCCTGAAAAATTGCCTGGTCCATCAGCACACGATGCCGATGAATTATGTAAGGAAATAAGCAATATTGATAGCCAATTTGCTTTGTATAAAGATAAATACAATAAATTTAAAAAACTGTATACACCACATGATAACGGAGAAGTAACCACCAATTTTGTTGATTTAGTATTTAATAATCGTAACGTTAAGAAACCAAATAAAAATAAAGAAACAATACTTATGTACCCGGGCGGTATGAAAAATAATGGGATTACTACATCAGCAATTAACTTATTAGATAATATAAACTACGATAAATATGATGTAACTATTCTATTAAATAATACTAAGAATAAAGAAATCCTAAGTAACTTAAGTAAAGTAAACAAAAATGTACGGATTATATTACGAAAAGGGCCTTTTTTAACAGATATTGTAGATTATTATAAAAATACCTTTGTCAAAAATAGAGGTTTATACACGTTCATTGAAAAGTCGCTGTATCCTCGAGAGGCATTCAAAAGAGAATTCAATAAAATATTTGGAGTTTCAAAATTTGACCATGTTATTGATTTTAGTGGATACTCAATGTTTTGGCCAAACATATTACTAGGTACTGAGTCTAAGAAAAAGTTGATATACCTACATAGTGATATTAAAAGTGATATGGAAAGAAAAGTAAAAGGACGCCGGCCTCATTATTTAAATTTAAAAGGCGTTATCACTTTATACGACTACTTTGATCATATTGTGAGTGTTTCAGAGGAAACAAAAAAAATAAATGTCAAAAATTTCTCTAAACCAGCTACTATCAATAAGTTCACTTCTGCTATGAATACAATAAATCTAAATAAAATATATCACCTAATGAACGATACGAATGACATTTTCATCAATAATAATAATAAAGTTCTTGTTTCTTCATTAAACAACGATATTCAAACTATACCTTTTGCAGATGAAGATTATAAAATCGTATCTATGGGGCGTTTATCTCCTGAAAAAGGGTTTGATATATTAATAGACAGCTTTAAAGAAGTTGTTGAACAACGACCTTCTGCTAAATTATACATTTTAGGTGAAGGACCATTAAGAGCTACTCTCACTAAGCAAATCAACAATTTAAATTTAGAAGATAATGTCTTTTTAGTAGGTCAAAAAAGCAATCCATTCAATATAATGAAAAACTGTGATTTGTTTGTTTTAACTTCTCATTACGAAGGACAATCAATGGTTTTATTAGAAGCTCTTACATTAAACCTAAATGTCTTAGCTTCAAATATACCTGCGAACAGGTATGTCTTAAATAACGGAGAATATGGCATGCTTGTTGATAATGATATAGAAAATGTAACCGAAGGAATACTGAAATTTATAGATCGACAAACACCGGAATACCAAAAGTTTGACCCAAATGCGCACAATGATACAGCTATGAAAGAGTTTTATAAATTGTTAAAAACAAATTAA
- a CDS encoding NAD-dependent epimerase/dehydratase family protein: protein MKVLITGGAGFIGSHVAEHFFENQYDVYIVDNLSTGYRKNIPFIDDNHFFNIDITDYKKINDILMLHNFDIIVHLAAMVSVVETIKKPIESNSVNVDAVLNILNTCKQNKNLKKFVFASSAAVYGNEQTLPKSSESRIQPESPYAIQKYSGEQYVKVYNNLYDLPTTALRFFNVYGPKQDPKSQYSGVLSIIKNAYENDLIFNFYGDGSQTRDFIYVKDVVHAIDIVVNNTKCNGGIYNVGTGIPTDLITVFNTFGKIFNKTINTKYYDFRKGDVKYSYADISKLNKLGFKPQYDILRGLNEYIEYNKS, encoded by the coding sequence ATGAAAGTCTTAATTACAGGTGGAGCTGGATTTATAGGTTCACATGTGGCGGAACATTTTTTTGAAAATCAATATGATGTTTATATAGTAGATAATTTAAGTACAGGGTATCGCAAAAATATTCCCTTTATAGATGATAATCATTTCTTCAATATAGATATTACAGATTATAAAAAAATAAATGATATACTAATGCTTCATAACTTTGATATTATTGTTCATTTAGCAGCAATGGTAAGTGTTGTCGAAACTATTAAAAAGCCAATAGAATCTAATAGCGTAAATGTAGACGCTGTTTTAAATATTTTGAATACATGTAAACAAAATAAGAACTTAAAGAAATTTGTATTTGCTTCTTCAGCTGCAGTATATGGAAATGAACAAACTCTACCCAAGTCTTCTGAAAGTAGAATACAGCCAGAGTCTCCTTATGCCATCCAAAAGTATAGTGGTGAACAGTATGTAAAAGTATACAATAATCTATACGACCTACCTACTACAGCTTTAAGATTCTTTAATGTTTATGGACCGAAACAAGATCCAAAATCACAGTATTCAGGTGTTCTGTCAATCATAAAAAATGCTTACGAAAATGATTTAATTTTTAATTTTTACGGTGATGGTTCACAAACAAGAGACTTTATATATGTTAAAGATGTTGTTCATGCTATAGATATAGTGGTGAATAATACTAAATGTAATGGTGGTATTTATAATGTTGGGACTGGTATACCAACTGACTTAATCACAGTATTTAATACTTTTGGGAAAATCTTTAACAAGACTATTAATACAAAGTACTATGATTTTAGAAAAGGGGATGTTAAATATTCATATGCAGACATTTCAAAATTAAATAAATTAGGATTTAAACCTCAGTACGATATTTTAAGAGGTTTAAATGAATATATAGAATATAATAAAAGCTAA
- a CDS encoding GNAT family N-acetyltransferase: MIQVLNDSHAKAFYQLTCEAFQLHPIAFVHEINERSDYTEQNIAQLLHPDHHHIQVFFGAFENQDLVGFVQLNFSLYTSKSHKATIQGLYVTPKARGKNLAHQLMEYLIQYAKKHRIEQLILAVASNNIAAKIFCDRLGFEFLAIETNARKLDNKYIDEHWLIYYIK; encoded by the coding sequence ATGATTCAAGTTTTAAATGATAGTCATGCAAAAGCATTTTATCAACTTACTTGTGAAGCATTTCAACTTCATCCTATTGCTTTTGTACATGAAATTAATGAACGTTCAGATTATACTGAACAAAACATTGCGCAACTGCTCCACCCTGATCATCATCACATTCAAGTTTTTTTCGGTGCTTTTGAAAATCAGGATCTCGTAGGATTTGTTCAACTCAACTTTTCTCTGTATACTTCTAAAAGTCATAAAGCAACAATTCAAGGTTTATACGTTACTCCAAAAGCGCGAGGAAAAAATTTAGCACATCAGCTCATGGAATATTTAATACAATATGCTAAAAAACATCGTATCGAACAACTCATTTTAGCTGTTGCATCAAATAATATAGCAGCAAAAATCTTTTGTGATCGCTTGGGCTTTGAATTTTTAGCAATAGAAACAAACGCCCGTAAACTCGACAACAAATATATTGATGAGCACTGGCTGATTTATTACATCAAATAG
- a CDS encoding DUF1722 domain-containing protein codes for MKEITRIQHLWRYEKYHVMMHDYRYYIEIKELIKQGADYLTIEQRIHDILQTPIRHSAFVNTFQHLWGYFKNVATDEEMKSYLSYIEQLHHHHVSHQTCLIFIQNLTRKYQNPYLLHSAIMDL; via the coding sequence ATGAAAGAAATAACCCGCATTCAACATTTATGGCGATACGAAAAATATCATGTGATGATGCATGACTATCGCTACTATATTGAAATAAAAGAATTGATAAAACAAGGTGCTGATTATCTAACAATAGAACAGCGCATACATGATATATTGCAAACTCCCATTCGTCATTCTGCATTTGTGAATACATTTCAACATTTATGGGGCTATTTTAAAAACGTAGCCACGGACGAGGAAATGAAATCATATTTATCATATATAGAGCAACTCCACCATCATCATGTCTCTCATCAAACTTGTCTTATATTTATTCAGAATTTGACACGCAAATACCAAAACCCCTATTTATTACATAGCGCAATCATGGATTTATAA